TCGCTGTTAAGCCATAGGCAGCAATTTCATGGCACTTTTCTGCAACAAGCTCGGTAACTCGCTCTTGAGTGTAGAGACTTTTCTTCATTTTTTCCACTACATTAAATCCCGCTTGCTCATGAAGTATGCCGTTGAGTTTGCCGTCAAGTCCTTTTACGGCTCCCTCTATGTCTGCATCTAAGGGAATGCCGCATTTCTCCAGCGCATTCGTATTAACCACATTGGTATGGGAACAGATACGGGTTACCACGATAGGATTAGGCAAGTTCAGGGAATCAAGATCTTCCCGGGTGGGAAGAGCAGGTCTATCCCAATGTGCCTCATTTAATCTGGACGCATACACCCAACTGTCCGAAGTAGAATTCTCAGCGCCTTTTTTTATTCTCTGCAAGAATTCTTCTTTACTTTTAACATCGCTCAAATCTATAGCTACTTTATATTTGGCAACAGCCGTCAAGTGGAGATGGCTGTCTGTCATGCCTGGAATGACTGTTTCTCCCTTGAGTGCAATTTTTTTAGCCTTTGCCGCTTTCGGATGAGATTGCACGCTGCTTTTGCTGCCCACAGCAATTACCTTGTCTCCCCCAAGAAGAAGCGCTTCTTCTACAGTACCTGCGCCAGTCCAAACTTTGCCGCCCTCTATTAACAAATATTCCATGGTTTAAGCACCCCTTATTTACATATTGATTTTCTTGTCAAATTAAATGAGCAACTTCGATAAACCCACAGCTATTTCCGGGAAAAAGGCCAATAAAATGACGGCCAGAATTTGTAGGCCCATGAACGGCACGCTAGCTGCATAAATATCTGAAATATCAATATCCTTAGGAGTAGCTCCCTTAAGATAAAATAGGCTGAAGCCAAAGGGAGGTGAGATATAAGCCATTTGAAGCAACATCATAAATACGAGTCCCCACCATAGAGGATCGAAGCCCATTTTTGTCATCAATGGAGAAAGGATTGGAGCTGCAAGCATAATCATGGCTGTGGGTTCCAAGAACATTCCAAGAAAGAATACAAAAATATTCGCAGCAATGAAAACTCCCCATCGCCCACCAGGAAGGGAGGTCGCAATAGTCATGACAAGCTGGTTTCCACCTGTTCCGGAAAAGACAGAACCAAAGGCAAGAGCTCCAGCAACAATCCATCCCACCATAGCGGTTATTTCAAGAGTTTCCCATGCTGACTCCGCTACCATCTTCCATGTAAGACGGCGGCTCATCACACCAAGCATCAATGCCCCTGCTACGCCAACTCCCGCAGCTTCTGTAGGAGTCGCCGCTCCTGAAAGGATGGAACCCAAGACAAGGAAAATTAAAATAGTAGGAAGGATAATTCCTTTAGAACTTTTTATTTTTTCTATAAAAGTTGCGCGATCTTCTTCTGGAAGAGCTGGACAAAAGCCCTTGTCAAGAAATGATCTGGTAAGGATATAGACACAGTAAAGAAAAGCAAGAAAGAGACCGCATGTTATTCCTCCAGCAAAAAGACCACCGACTGATACTCCCGTTATAGCCCCATAAACCACCATAGTAGTGCTTGGCGGAATAAGCTGTCCAAGGGTTCCTCCCGCAAGAACCGACCCCAAACTGACTTTTTTATTGTAGCCATATTTCAACATTTGAGGCAAACCGATGAGTCCCAGTCCGATTACACCTGCGGCAACAACACCGGAAACTGCCCCCAAGATGGCTCCTACCACTATAGTCGTAACAGCCAATCCACCTCGAACGCCTCCAAACCACTTATAACAGGCATCATAGATATCTTCAACAACTCGCGTTTTTTGCAAAATAAGGGCCATGTAAACAAATAGAACAACAGCTATAAGAGCGAAGTTGTTCATTGTCCCCCATACAGCCGTTGTTAGAAGAGATACGCCGCCAAAGCCCCAGAGACTCCACGCAAAAATAATACTGATAAAACAGAGAGAAAAAGCAATGGGAATCCCTAAGGCTAAAACCGCAAAAAGAACACCAAACATCGCAAGAGGTACATATGAAATGGTCATGTTTTCTCCTTCTTTTTACTTTCCCCGGCACTCCCGGATTTTTATGCTGAGATTGCGAAAAGATTGCACCATAAGCAGTAGCGTTCCTACAGGAACAACTGTTTTAAACCACCAGATTGAAGGATTGAATGCTGTTTGATGCATGGATTTTTCACCTATCATAAAGGATTGCCATGCCCATGGAACGCTGATGTAAATGAGAATAATACAAACGAATAGGATGACACACTCTGAAACAATCTCAAGACGAATTTTACCTTTAGGAGAAAGATATTTTTCTAAAATATCTACACTTACGTGCTTTTTTCTTGCGTGGCAATACGCTCCTCCCATTATGGCCTGAATACCAAACATAAAAAGAGATATTTCGAAACTCCAGTCAGGCATGTTGTGAAAGACATATCTCATGAAAGCGCTGTAAACTATAACTACGGCCAAAGGAAGTGTCAGGTAGGCTAATAATTTATTGATC
This region of Aminobacterium colombiense DSM 12261 genomic DNA includes:
- a CDS encoding TRAP transporter large permease; amino-acid sequence: MTISYVPLAMFGVLFAVLALGIPIAFSLCFISIIFAWSLWGFGGVSLLTTAVWGTMNNFALIAVVLFVYMALILQKTRVVEDIYDACYKWFGGVRGGLAVTTIVVGAILGAVSGVVAAGVIGLGLIGLPQMLKYGYNKKVSLGSVLAGGTLGQLIPPSTTMVVYGAITGVSVGGLFAGGITCGLFLAFLYCVYILTRSFLDKGFCPALPEEDRATFIEKIKSSKGIILPTILIFLVLGSILSGAATPTEAAGVGVAGALMLGVMSRRLTWKMVAESAWETLEITAMVGWIVAGALAFGSVFSGTGGNQLVMTIATSLPGGRWGVFIAANIFVFFLGMFLEPTAMIMLAAPILSPLMTKMGFDPLWWGLVFMMLLQMAYISPPFGFSLFYLKGATPKDIDISDIYAASVPFMGLQILAVILLAFFPEIAVGLSKLLI
- a CDS encoding TRAP transporter small permease subunit, producing MINLHSAFQCNCSKGESPLMEKINKLLAYLTLPLAVVIVYSAFMRYVFHNMPDWSFEISLFMFGIQAIMGGAYCHARKKHVSVDILEKYLSPKGKIRLEIVSECVILFVCIILIYISVPWAWQSFMIGEKSMHQTAFNPSIWWFKTVVPVGTLLLMVQSFRNLSIKIRECRGK